Proteins encoded in a region of the Haloglomus salinum genome:
- a CDS encoding AsnC family transcriptional regulator — protein MRDLDDTDRKILRLLLEDARRPYADIAERVDLSPPAVSDRVDRLHDLGVIERFTVDIDRSALRDGVQVLVTLRTAPDAVTEIRAALAALDGVEHVFETADGRVLASMAAPDGEVRNYLAGALDLDAVEGLTVDLLADAEWTPALGDATIGIDCVQCGNTVTGEGVLAEVGGTQRAFCCESCEAAFRERYEELEQGA, from the coding sequence ATGCGCGACCTCGACGACACCGACCGGAAGATACTCCGACTCCTGCTGGAGGACGCCCGCCGGCCCTACGCCGACATCGCAGAGCGCGTCGACCTCTCGCCCCCGGCCGTCTCCGACCGGGTGGACCGGCTCCATGACCTGGGTGTCATCGAGCGGTTCACGGTCGACATCGACCGCTCGGCGCTTCGAGACGGCGTGCAGGTTCTCGTGACGCTCCGGACCGCGCCGGACGCTGTCACCGAGATACGGGCGGCACTGGCCGCTCTCGACGGCGTCGAGCACGTCTTCGAGACCGCCGACGGGCGGGTCCTCGCGTCGATGGCGGCCCCGGACGGCGAGGTCCGCAACTACCTCGCCGGGGCACTCGATCTCGACGCCGTCGAGGGGCTGACGGTGGACCTGCTGGCCGACGCGGAGTGGACCCCAGCGCTCGGAGACGCCACCATCGGCATCGACTGTGTCCAGTGTGGCAACACGGTCACGGGCGAGGGGGTGCTCGCGGAGGTCGGCGGGACACAGCGTGCCTTCTGCTGTGAGTCCTGCGAGGCGGCGTTCCGGGAGCGATACGAGGAACTCGAACAGGGCGCCTGA